Genomic DNA from Carnobacterium divergens DSM 20623:
ATTGTCTTCTTTGATTTTAGCTAACACTTCATGCTGGTACTCTTCTTTAACCGTCTCATTTAAGGCATCAATTGCCGTATTTCCTGTAATAAATATTTTATCTTTTGGATGATTTTCATTCACTAAATTTTCTTCGCTTTCAACCGTTGGAGCAAAATATAAATCGGATAAGACATCCGTTACTTGGCGGTTCATTTCTTCTGGGAATGGAGAGTACTTATTCCATGTTCTTAATCCCGCTTCAACATGACCTACCATAATTTGGTTGTAAAATGCAGATATTCCTGCTGCAAAAGTTGTTGTTGTATCGCCATGAACTAACACGATATCTGGTTTTGCTTCTTTCATTACATCTTCTAAGCCAATTAAAACATTCGCTGTAATTTGAGCTAAGGTTTGGCGATCTTTCATCACATTTAAGTCATAGTCTGGTTTAATGTTAAAAATGGATAATACTTGATCTAACATTTGACGATGTTGCGCTGTTACAACTACGATTGATTCGAATCGATCACTTTGACGCTCTAATTCTAAAACTAATGGAGCCATCTTAATAGCTTCTGGTCTAGTTCCAAATATCGTCATTACTTTTATTTTCTTCATAATTTCAATTCCTTTAAAATGTATTTTCTAATGTCTAAAATAATTGTACCATAAAATAAAAAACAAACAAACCTGTATCTCGTTTGTTTGTTTTCTATTATTACAAACCTAATTGTACTTTTAAATTTTCAGAAATTTTTTGTAACTCTTCTGGTGCTATAATTTGATATGAAACACCATTAATCATTTCTCCAGTACCTTGCATTTGAATTTGCTCAACATTTCCTGCGGCTGCTTTATATTTCCCTTGAATGTCCATCATATCATCAAAGGTTAAATTTGTTGCCATATTATTCCCCATCGCGTTTAAAATATCTTTATATCTCGTCAAAGTTGAAAAATTAGCCGCTTTTTTAACAATTGCTTCAATGACTTGTCTTTGTCGACCTTGTCTACCATAATCGCCAGTTGGGTCTTTATAACGCATTCTTGAGTAGGCCAAAGCTTTTTCACCGTCTAAATGAACTGGACCTTTAGTAAATTTGATATTATCTTGGCTAAAGTCAAGTGGACTATCCACATCAACTCCTCCTACAGCATCCACAATCTCTTTTACTCCCTGCATATTAATTTCAATATAATAATCAATTGGGATATCTAATAAATTTTGAACAGTGTTGATCGCCATTGTCGTTCCACCAAAAGCATATGCATGGTTAATTTTATCTGTTGTACCATGACCTACAATTTCAGTATACGTATCTCTTGGAATACTTACAATTTTTGTTTCATTTTTTTCTGGATTTACGGTAACGACCATCACAGAATCAGAACGTCCTTGTTCAGTTCTTCCTAAATCACCAGTATCTACTCCTAATAACAAGACAGAAAAAGGTTGTCCTTTTTCAATATTAATGGGTGTTTTCCTAGTTTCTTCCTTATCAACTTTTTTATACATCTTATCTGTTGTTTTTGTAACATCATGATACACCTTATAGGCATACGCTCCCATTGCACCTACTGCGAGTAAAAAAATACATAGAATCCAAATTAAGATTTTTTTCATTTTAGACATAAGTTCCTCCTTGAAATATTAATTCATTACAACAAACTAACCTCATCATTTCTTTAAACTCAAAATTTTACCTAGCAATTTTTTAATATATTCTTTATTAATGAAACAAAGGAAAATAAATACAACTGTATTCGAAATCAATTCGTATTGTGTATTCATATTTAAGTTTAAAATCCCTATTTGAACACTAATTAGAGCTATATTCAAACAAATATTTAATTTATCTAAATTTAGGTTAATCAAACTCTTTGTATCTCTCATTCTAATAATCCATGTCACAAAAAAACTAATCATGACGGATATGGAAGCACCAGTTAATCCAAAAATAGGAATAAGAATAAAATTCCCTATTATATTAACTAATGCTCCAAATATTGATGTAATAAAAACCCCTTTCGTTTCTTTTGCAGCAATATAACTTGCTGTTATAAAAGAAGAAAAGCTAGAAAATACAACCCCTAATAATAAAAATGGTATATATTTCCAAGTTATAAAATAGCTTGTTTCAACTGCAAAAGAAAGTACTGGTTTTAAAAAAACAAGAAAAATAGAAGAGCCTATAAACATAACGAAGGTAAAGAAATTAAAAATTGTAGAAAAAAAGTTGCCGCTTTCTTTTGAATCGAATTCTTCAATTGCTGATAACTGCCATGCTTGAAAAAAAATGGAATATAAGATAGATAGCAAACTTGGAAATTTATTTGCAACTGCATATAACCCATTTGCTGATAGCCCTAAATAATACAATATAAAAAATCGTCCAGACGCATTAGTAATCCACCACATCAAAGAGTTTGGTATTAGAGGAATACTATATAGCAACATCATTTTTATCAACTTTTTATTGATTTTTTTCCAATAAAAATATTGATTAATTTTTAAAAAAATTACTAAATAAAGAATCCCAATAATTGTTGATAAAATCATTGACAGTAAATATCCAGAAATACTCATTTTTAAATAGACTATGAATACTAAATTAAAAAATAATAAAAAACATGCAACAATTACTCCTGAACTTGCAAATAAGCTTACTCTTCCAATGCCTCTAGCAAACTGAGAGAAGATAGAATAAAAAATTTGTAAAAAAAGCAATATATATAATGGTAGAAGCAAATCAGACTTCATAAAATTGAGTGCCACTGGATATAGTAGCAACGATGCTACTGATCCAATAATTGAAACGACAATTCCATTAGTTAAAACAGACTCTTTATCCGCATCTTGATCCATTACAAATCTCAGAACAGCATCGAAAATACTTAAAGATACTATTGGTAACAACAAATTAGTCGAAGTAGTAATTAAATCTGTTACTCCATATTCGCTTGGAGTTAAATAGTATGTGTACAGAGGAACTAGTAAAATAGCAACTAGTTTTGTACCAAGGTTTCCAATTGCAAAAATTAATGAATTATTTAGTAATTTTTTATACTTATTCATATTTTTCTTCACTTGATACGAATTGATCTTTCCATGTATTGATTTTATTAGCATCTAATACTATTTCAGTATTAAAATTTGATACAATCATTTTTTCTAATTTTCCGTCTAATTCATCGCGTTCTATGCAGGGTATATTATTAGTTATTTTTATTTCCCTTGCACGATTATCAATTGCTAAAATAATAGAACGTTTAAAATTTTGAATAGCAAAAATTCCACCGTGTAATCTTGAACCTACATAATCAATATCTTGTTTTAAGATTTTTCTATAACTTGCTAGATTAGGTGTGACAACTTTCACTCCTTTTTCTTGACCAAGATCAACTAAGTAGTCATAATCCTCAATACATTGTGGCCAAAAATAAACTTCCGAATAGTTTCTTTTTAGTATATCAATCATTAGACTATCTAATCTTTCATTTTTTGCATATTCATAATGCGTTAATGTAAAAATTACACTTTTGGATTTTTCTTTAGGGATTTGCTTGCAATGTTTCTCATCTATATTCCACAATGTTGGGCATCCTGTGTTAATGGCTTTATAGCCTAATTTCTCAATCATTATTTTAGTTTTCTCGTCTCTGACACTGTGAATAAATTCTTTGTTCAATAATTTTTTATACAAAAATTTTGTGTATAAATTAACTTTTTTCGCATTTTCACCACTACCCACACCTAGTAAAATTGAAGAGTTAGCAACTTTAGTATTAAACACATTAATATTCCAGACAGGCATAGGTCTTAACATATTTTTAAATAACAAGTTTGAGCCACATACAAATTTAAAGTCTGCATTTGAATAATTCTCAATATATTTTCTTGAATATACGTTTTGAAACTTATAATAAGTTGGAGTATGTGTTGGAAAGGTCATACAGTAATTTTCTTCAAATAAATACGCCATATTTTCTTTTATAGATTCTACAATAATTTCGTCTCCCATATTTAAAGAAGCTATGGATGTATCAAATATTAAAATTTTCTTCATTTTATCATTCCTATCTGTAAAATTTGTAAGGATATATTACATTCCATTCTGGGCGGTATAATTGAATTACAAAGAAATATACCAAACATACAACAACTACTAGAAATCCGATTATTAGTTTGAGTTTTTTATCTTTTAAATTGCTAATTATTCCTGGAATATATAGTATTGAAAAAATACTGAAATAATCAGTAGCTCTCGCAATTAAATTGAAATTTAGTGATAATACAGTTAATGAAATACTAATCATAATGTATACTGTCATCATGTTCCACTCTTTATATGAAAATTGTTTAGAATCTAAACTAGGTTTAAACACAAGACCAAAAATAAAAATAAGACTTAGTACTAATAAATTCATAATTGAAGCCAATCTAACTTCTCCATTCATATAAATACTACCTATATAGCTATTATACACGGGGAAGATCCTTAAAAAAAGATTTAAAATAGGAATGTATGCAATATATCCAACGATTGTTATTATCGAAAATATAGCTATACTGATTTTATTAATTTTAATTTTTTTAAGTACTATCGCCAATAAAAAAACTAGTGCGGTATTATGAAATAAAGAGGCAAATAGTATCAAAATAAATGCAACCACTACTTTATCTTTTCTTAAATAATTCCAAGCAAGAAATACAATACTTAAAGCCAATTGTTGTCTAATTAAGTTAACTGAGTTGCCAAAGTAACCTAGTGTTAAAAATAAAAAGATACTAAAAACAGGTGATGCAGAGAATTTTTTAATAAAAAAATAATAAGCCGTATAGATCATAATAGAAGTAATGATTATAATAGACTGGCTATTAGAAAATAAAAATGCTATACATTCATTTAACTTAATATAACCTATCTCAAAATTTGTATTTTTCAAATCAATTTGTCCAAATTTCACACGTTCAAAAATCATTAAATAAGATCTCGTATCATTTCCTATACTACTGTCCCTAAATGCAGATAAAATAAAAAATGGCACTATCGCAATAAAACCATAATTCTTACTTTTTATTGAGGAAGTATCCATTAAATATAATATTAGCAAATAAATACATAGTGCTACATATACCAACAAAATAATAACCTCCTCATTAATTCGTCATTGCTAAATACATTTCCTCTAACTTTTTAGCTTCCAATTCAATATCATAATTTTTCTCTTTAATTTTTCCGTCCGTTTTTCCTCTAATATAATTTTTCTCTAGATTAACAATTTGCATTGTATTTTTCAGTGCCTCTTCATTTATGTCAATAAAATAAGAACCGCAAAGATCTACTTCTTTGCTTATAGTATTGCTAAACATGCATGGTAACCCCGACGCTTGAGCTTCAATTCCAGCTACTGGTAATCCTTCGTATAACGAAGGAAGAATAAATAAATCCATTGCTTGATAATATTTTTCAACTTCCTGGTTAAATCCTACAAAAATTATATCTTTATAAATATTTAGCTCCCTAGCTTTATGCTCAATGTTTTCTTTTAAAGGACCTTCACCTATTAGTAATAATTTTGATTGATTATTTATTACTTGATATTCTGCAAAAATATCTAATAAATACAAATGATTTTTTTGCTCAGCATATCTTCCTACATGACCGATAACAAACTCATTAATTAATCCTAATTTCTTACGGTATTCATCTCTTATTATTGAATCGTATGAAAAACGCTTCAAATCAATCGCATTATTTATTAGTATAAATTTTTTATTTTTAAATAGTAACTCGCCAGCTTCAGTTGAACAAGCAAAGAAATAATTCGCATTTTTAGTTATATTTTTTGAAAAAATCTTATTTCGAATTGAACCAATTTTACTTTCAGAATAGTTAGTCGCATGACTATGGGCGATTCTATTTTTCACTCCCAATTTCTTACTGATTCTTAAAGCTAAATTCCAAATAGAAATTGTATGATAATGAATAATAGGGTAATCGTGGTTACTAAAAAAATATGTTACCTCTTTTTTTATTCTAAAAGGATTCTTTTTATATTTGCTACTAATATAAAAAATTTTCCCTCCTAATTTATTTATTTCGTCTTCGTAATTTTCTTTTTCTGAATCAAAACACAAAAAATCAAATTGAATTTTTTCTCTATCAATATTTCTGTAAAAATTCATTATCACGCTCATTACACCACTTCTTTTATCTAGAGTGTTAGGCAAGTGTAATATTCTGATAGGAAACATTGTTATTCTTCCTTTCTAAAATTCAATTTTTTAGTATAATATTCTAATTCACCTTTACCACCAATTTTTTCAAACCCAATTTTTTCATAAAACTTTTTAGCTCCAGTATTATCTTTTTTTACTGAAAGACTATAGGCTTTTACTTGGTTCTCTTTTAACTGCATTTCAACTTTATTAATTAACACATCAGCTATCTTTTTACCTCGAAAATTATCATCAATAGCTATTGACAATAAACAATTTTCTTCCTCTTCTACATTTTCTTCTTTTGATTTTTTAAATACATTCATAACTCTACTTTTCAGTCCCAAAAATATTGTTTTATTCATTTTCAACGTTTCGATAACTATTTTTTTACTTAATAAATAAAAATTATCTTTGTAAAAATTTTTGATTATATTAGAATAATTAGAAGTTGTCAAAACAAACCCTACTATTTCATTGTTATAACTTGCTTTTAAAAAAATTGTACCTTTATCATCATCATATGCTTGATAGTATTTTTTTACCAACTCAAACCCTAAATTTTTCAAAAAATAGTTTCTAAAGATTTTACAATGAAGCTCAACAATTTCCTCAAGATCTTCTTTAGAAACTACTTCTACTTTTATTACCTCATTCATCATTTTACACATTCCCTTCAATAATTCACTCTAGACTACAATAACCTCTTAATTTAAACTCAATGATTTTCGTTTAAATGGATAGGCTAACATTCCAATAATAGTTCCTATCCCATAAAAAAAATGAAGTGAAAAAAATATAAAAGGGAGTAAAATAAGTACTAAAGAATTTTTTTTTGTTTGCTTAAGTGAAAAAAAACTCATCAAAATCGCAAAAGAAAAATACAAAGCTAATAGTAACAAAATAAAAAAAGGAGTATATAAAGAAATTATTGAACATACAATAAGCGCCAAAACAAAAGAAGCTGGAACAAAATGATAAAGGGATAAGCACCTTGGACAAACCCCCAACGTTAAACCAATCCAATAACCATTTAAAAATTTTTGTTTCAACATTTTTTTTAGTGAACTTCTAACATGTTGATACGACACAATTTCTGGGCTGTAACAAAATTTATAACCAGCCTTTCTCATTCGATAGTGTAGTTCATTATCCTCAGTTCTACCTAATTTTTCATTAAATAGACCTACATTATTAAACACTTCTTTTCTATACGCAGCATGAAACATCGAATTCACATATTTTTTTTCTTCACTTTTTCTATACGGAGCAATGCTGCTACCGAACATAGAAGATTCTGCCGTTAGTAAAAGCTCAGTCCAATTAGTTGAATTAACTAAAATATTGGGTCTTTTCCCTCCTGATATATCTTCTCCAGATTCTAAAACTTTAATATTTTTTTCAATAAAATCAGTAGGAATCGAAGCATGCGCATCTACACGAATAATAACATCTCCAATTGCATTTTGTATTGCTACATTCCAACCAGCAGCTTGTTTCTTTTTGATATTATCAAGTACTTTTATATCAAAAAAATCACTATTTTCAAAAAATTCATTCATTATTTTTTTAGTATCATCCTGAGAACAACTATCAACCAAGATTAATTGAATACTACTGTGAGGGAAGCTTTGTTTTTTTATGTCATTCAATAAATGTTCAATTGTTTTTTCTTCATTAAGAGCAATAACACACAATGAAATCAGCATACTTTAATCTCCTTTTTTCAAAACAGCTACGAATGTTTCTATCATTATAGTCATATCACCTAGAAAACTGTAATTTTCTAAATATTTTAAATTATATTTCATTTTTTCAGGTAGTATCTCATTAACATAGGTTTTTTCGATACCTTTAGAAGAATTCAATAACTTCTGCTCATTTTTAAATTTGATGCTCGCTAAAGAAGTTACTCCTGCCGGCAATAATAAAGTTGCATACATTTCTTTAGAGTATTGATTAACATAATATTCAACTTCTGGTCTAGTCCCAACGAAGGTCATCTCACCTTTAATAATATTCAATAATTGTGGAACTTCATCTATTCTATATTTCCTTAGTACTTTGCCAATTTTTGTTATTCTTTGATCATTATCTATGGTTACTAAAGATCCTTTTTTATCTGCATTTTCTATCATTGTACGAAATTTATAAATATCAAATAGTTTGCCGTTTTTTGTTACTCGCGTTTGTTTGTAGAAGACTTTCCCTCTACTATCGCTCTTTATTAAGATAGCTACCACTAGCATAAAAAAAGATGCAAATAATAGTAAACATGAGGCTAATGTTAAATCAAATGCCCGCTTACTTATTAATGATTTTTTTTTTTTATTAAGTATCCTAAAGTACTTTTCTACCTCTTCATTTCTCATTACTCCGGGTAAATCATTCCATTTTTGTAACATATTCACTCTCCTATTTGCTGTACTTATTAGCATTCTCAACTATATATTCCAATTCGGAGTCTGTAAGTAATGTGTGTAAGGGCAATGTTACTTCATTACTATACAATGTATACGCATTTGGATAATCCTCGATATCGAATCCTAATTTTTTATAAGCAGTAAGCATCGGAAGTGGTTTATAATGAACATTACATGCAATACCTGCCGTGGCCATTTTTTCAATAAAATAATTTCTATCTTCTACATTTTTATCAATTAAATTAATCATGTACAGGTGCCCACTTGATTCGTTTAAATTCTGATAATGAGGTAAACTTTTAATCCGATTTCCATTTAAATGCTGATTATAATATTCAATTATTCTTTTTCGTTTTTTTAAGTTTTCTTGATAACGACTCAGTTGAGCTAATCCTATCGCAGCTTGTATATCTGTCATATTACATTTGTAACCTAGCGTTTCAATATCATACTCCCATGCCCCTAAATTACTTTTGGATAGAGCATCTTTTGATTGCCCGTGTAAAGATAATAACATGTACTGTCTATATACTTCTTCATTATTTAAACCAACTTGATTACACCAAGTAACTGCCCCACCTTCTGCAGTAGTCAAATTTTTAACTGCATGAAAAG
This window encodes:
- the wecB gene encoding non-hydrolyzing UDP-N-acetylglucosamine 2-epimerase; its protein translation is MKKIKVMTIFGTRPEAIKMAPLVLELERQSDRFESIVVVTAQHRQMLDQVLSIFNIKPDYDLNVMKDRQTLAQITANVLIGLEDVMKEAKPDIVLVHGDTTTTFAAGISAFYNQIMVGHVEAGLRTWNKYSPFPEEMNRQVTDVLSDLYFAPTVESEENLVNENHPKDKIFITGNTAIDALNETVKEEYQHEVLAKIKEDNRLILMTMHRRENQGEPMERVFHAIRKVVDSHADVEVVYPVHLNPVVQEAASTILGNHERIHLIDPLDVIDFHNLAARSYMIMSDSGGVQEEAPSLGVPVLVLRDTTERPEGVKAGTLKLVGTETKDVLAAMTQLLDDPKAHQQMAEASNPYGDGKASERILEAIAYEFGVSTNAPAPFSVE
- a CDS encoding LCP family glycopolymer transferase — its product is MSKMKKILIWILCIFLLAVGAMGAYAYKVYHDVTKTTDKMYKKVDKEETRKTPINIEKGQPFSVLLLGVDTGDLGRTEQGRSDSVMVVTVNPEKNETKIVSIPRDTYTEIVGHGTTDKINHAYAFGGTTMAINTVQNLLDIPIDYYIEINMQGVKEIVDAVGGVDVDSPLDFSQDNIKFTKGPVHLDGEKALAYSRMRYKDPTGDYGRQGRQRQVIEAIVKKAANFSTLTRYKDILNAMGNNMATNLTFDDMMDIQGKYKAAAGNVEQIQMQGTGEMINGVSYQIIAPEELQKISENLKVQLGL
- a CDS encoding lipopolysaccharide biosynthesis protein is translated as MNKYKKLLNNSLIFAIGNLGTKLVAILLVPLYTYYLTPSEYGVTDLITTSTNLLLPIVSLSIFDAVLRFVMDQDADKESVLTNGIVVSIIGSVASLLLYPVALNFMKSDLLLPLYILLFLQIFYSIFSQFARGIGRVSLFASSGVIVACFLLFFNLVFIVYLKMSISGYLLSMILSTIIGILYLVIFLKINQYFYWKKINKKLIKMMLLYSIPLIPNSLMWWITNASGRFFILYYLGLSANGLYAVANKFPSLLSILYSIFFQAWQLSAIEEFDSKESGNFFSTIFNFFTFVMFIGSSIFLVFLKPVLSFAVETSYFITWKYIPFLLLGVVFSSFSSFITASYIAAKETKGVFITSIFGALVNIIGNFILIPIFGLTGASISVMISFFVTWIIRMRDTKSLINLNLDKLNICLNIALISVQIGILNLNMNTQYELISNTVVFIFLCFINKEYIKKLLGKILSLKK
- a CDS encoding polysaccharide pyruvyl transferase family protein, with translation MKKILIFDTSIASLNMGDEIIVESIKENMAYLFEENYCMTFPTHTPTYYKFQNVYSRKYIENYSNADFKFVCGSNLLFKNMLRPMPVWNINVFNTKVANSSILLGVGSGENAKKVNLYTKFLYKKLLNKEFIHSVRDEKTKIMIEKLGYKAINTGCPTLWNIDEKHCKQIPKEKSKSVIFTLTHYEYAKNERLDSLMIDILKRNYSEVYFWPQCIEDYDYLVDLGQEKGVKVVTPNLASYRKILKQDIDYVGSRLHGGIFAIQNFKRSIILAIDNRAREIKITNNIPCIERDELDGKLEKMIVSNFNTEIVLDANKINTWKDQFVSSEEKYE
- a CDS encoding EpsG family protein, with translation MLVYVALCIYLLILYLMDTSSIKSKNYGFIAIVPFFILSAFRDSSIGNDTRSYLMIFERVKFGQIDLKNTNFEIGYIKLNECIAFLFSNSQSIIIITSIMIYTAYYFFIKKFSASPVFSIFLFLTLGYFGNSVNLIRQQLALSIVFLAWNYLRKDKVVVAFILILFASLFHNTALVFLLAIVLKKIKINKISIAIFSIITIVGYIAYIPILNLFLRIFPVYNSYIGSIYMNGEVRLASIMNLLVLSLIFIFGLVFKPSLDSKQFSYKEWNMMTVYIMISISLTVLSLNFNLIARATDYFSIFSILYIPGIISNLKDKKLKLIIGFLVVVVCLVYFFVIQLYRPEWNVIYPYKFYR
- a CDS encoding glycosyltransferase family 1 protein; protein product: MFPIRILHLPNTLDKRSGVMSVIMNFYRNIDREKIQFDFLCFDSEKENYEDEINKLGGKIFYISSKYKKNPFRIKKEVTYFFSNHDYPIIHYHTISIWNLALRISKKLGVKNRIAHSHATNYSESKIGSIRNKIFSKNITKNANYFFACSTEAGELLFKNKKFILINNAIDLKRFSYDSIIRDEYRKKLGLINEFVIGHVGRYAEQKNHLYLLDIFAEYQVINNQSKLLLIGEGPLKENIEHKARELNIYKDIIFVGFNQEVEKYYQAMDLFILPSLYEGLPVAGIEAQASGLPCMFSNTISKEVDLCGSYFIDINEEALKNTMQIVNLEKNYIRGKTDGKIKEKNYDIELEAKKLEEMYLAMTN
- a CDS encoding GNAT family N-acetyltransferase, coding for MMNEVIKVEVVSKEDLEEIVELHCKIFRNYFLKNLGFELVKKYYQAYDDDKGTIFLKASYNNEIVGFVLTTSNYSNIIKNFYKDNFYLLSKKIVIETLKMNKTIFLGLKSRVMNVFKKSKEENVEEEENCLLSIAIDDNFRGKKIADVLINKVEMQLKENQVKAYSLSVKKDNTGAKKFYEKIGFEKIGGKGELEYYTKKLNFRKEE
- a CDS encoding glycosyltransferase — protein: MLISLCVIALNEEKTIEHLLNDIKKQSFPHSSIQLILVDSCSQDDTKKIMNEFFENSDFFDIKVLDNIKKKQAAGWNVAIQNAIGDVIIRVDAHASIPTDFIEKNIKVLESGEDISGGKRPNILVNSTNWTELLLTAESSMFGSSIAPYRKSEEKKYVNSMFHAAYRKEVFNNVGLFNEKLGRTEDNELHYRMRKAGYKFCYSPEIVSYQHVRSSLKKMLKQKFLNGYWIGLTLGVCPRCLSLYHFVPASFVLALIVCSIISLYTPFFILLLLALYFSFAILMSFFSLKQTKKNSLVLILLPFIFFSLHFFYGIGTIIGMLAYPFKRKSLSLN
- a CDS encoding sugar transferase, with the protein product MLQKWNDLPGVMRNEEVEKYFRILNKKKKSLISKRAFDLTLASCLLLFASFFMLVVAILIKSDSRGKVFYKQTRVTKNGKLFDIYKFRTMIENADKKGSLVTIDNDQRITKIGKVLRKYRIDEVPQLLNIIKGEMTFVGTRPEVEYYVNQYSKEMYATLLLPAGVTSLASIKFKNEQKLLNSSKGIEKTYVNEILPEKMKYNLKYLENYSFLGDMTIMIETFVAVLKKGD
- a CDS encoding DegT/DnrJ/EryC1/StrS family aminotransferase, translated to MIIPFSPPDISTKEIDNVIDTLKSGWITTGPKTKQFEKEIARYCHTDTAVCLNSATACMESTLRLLGVGEGDEVITSAYTYTATASVIEHVGAKIVLVDTAPNSYEMDYHQLRNAITAKTKVIIPVDLAGIVCNYKKIAEIVEEKSYLFNANNDIQKIFNRVIIMADAAHSFGAKYEKQTSGNIADFTCFSFHAVKNLTTAEGGAVTWCNQVGLNNEEVYRQYMLLSLHGQSKDALSKSNLGAWEYDIETLGYKCNMTDIQAAIGLAQLSRYQENLKKRKRIIEYYNQHLNGNRIKSLPHYQNLNESSGHLYMINLIDKNVEDRNYFIEKMATAGIACNVHYKPLPMLTAYKKLGFDIEDYPNAYTLYSNEVTLPLHTLLTDSELEYIVENANKYSK